GGCAATCATCCTGGCCGACGAGCCCACTGGCAACCTGGACAGCGAGAGCAGCCATGCCGTTGTGGCCCTGCTGGCCGAGCTCAACCGCATCATGGGCCGCACGGTCATCGTGGCCACCCACGCCAACCTGGCAGATCCCTACGCAACCCTGCGCCTGCTTCTGACCGATGGAAGGCTGACGCAGCCAGTGGCGGACTGATGCCGAAGCCGCCTGCCCAAGAGCCGCGAAAGCCCTTGCTCCTCCAGCCCTCTATAAAAGGGCCGACGCATGGCGCCATGACCCTGCGGGGTTTCTTCACGCTTCAGGCTCGCTTCGGGCTAAGGCACCTGCGCCGAAGCTTCTGGCGGACCCTGGCGGTGGTGCTGGGCATCGGCCTGGGCGCAGCGGTCTTCACCAGCGTGCGCTTGGCCGTGGACGCATCCCTGGAGTCCTTCACGCGCAGCATGGACCTGCTGGCCGGTCAGGCCGAACTGTCCGTGTCCATGCCCGGCGGCAGACTGGACGACGATCTGGTGGCGCGCCTGGCCACCGAGCACGGCATCATCGTCGCGCCGGTGCTCACGGCCTGGGTAAACGCCACGAAAATCACTGCCACCCCGGACACAATCGACGACACAGAACAGCCCACAAATGAACAACGCGGGTCCAGGGGCGCGCCTTATCCGGAGAATGGCCCTGGTGGGTGGGGTCTGGGGAGGAGCGAGCCGCTCTGGCAGGCAAAGCCCTCCCCAGCTCTTACGCAGCCCACTCCGGGCGAAACATTCCGCCTCGTGGGCCTGGACCCGCTGTTGGACGCATCTCTGCGCGACCTGGGCGAGGCCGAGCCCGAGGCGGTCGGCGGCTCGCGTGGCGGCGGTGACGATAGTGGCGACGATGGCGGCGGCGGACTGACCATGGACGTGCGCGTCTGGCGCAGGCTCATGGTCGAACCCTGGAGTCTGGCCCTAAGCTCAAGGTTGGCCGAGCGCCTGGGCCTGCGTGAGGGTGACGGCTTGGAGCTGACCTATGCCGGCCGCACGGCGCGCATGAAAGTCGTGGCCTTGCTGTCGGACGAGGGTCTGGCCATGGCTGACGGCGGCCTGATAGCCCTGGCCGATCTGGCCACGGTACAGGAACTCACGGGACTCCTGGGTCTGGTGGACCGCATCGACCTGCGCCTGACGCACGGAGCGACCGAGGCCGACGTGCGCGCCCTGCTCCCACCCGGCGCTGTCCTGGGACCGCCATCTGCCGAGCGTGAGAGCGGCCAAGCCATGATCGGGGCTTACCGCCTGAACCTGACCGTGCTCGGCTTCGTTTCGCTCTTCGTGGGCATGTTCCTGGTCTATAGCCTGGTGGCGGTGGCTGCTGCCTCGCGCCGTCGGGAGTTGGCCATCCTGCGTTCCCTGGGCGCATCGCGTAGGGTGCTGATGCTGCTCTTTTTGGCCGAGGGCGGGCTCCTGGGCCTGCTCGGCTGGCTGGCCTCGCTGCCCATGAGTTTCGTGCTCATGCCCAGACTGCTGAGAGCGGTGAACGCGACCATCTCCACCCTGTTCACGCGCGTGAACGTGGACTCTCTGTCTGTGAGCCCGACCGAAGCCCTGCTGTCCCTGACCGTGACCGTGGGAGTATCCGTGGCAGCGGCGCTCCAGCCAGCCCGTGAGGCCCGCGCTGTTCCGCCGCGCGAGGCCCTGACCATGGCCGGCATTCATGGCAGAGCGGCCCCGGTACACGGGCCTGCCCTGATAGGGCTGCTGCTGATCGCCCTGGCTTGGCCCATAAGCCTGCTGCCCAGCCCCGAGGCCTTTCCATTGCCGGGTTACGCGGCCATCTTCCTGCTCTTTGCGGGCTTCACGCTGCTCTGCCCCTGGCTCGTGCGCATCGTGTCCAGCCTGGCCCTGCCGTTCGTGTCCCGCCTGGGCGGCGCG
This DNA window, taken from Desulfocurvibacter africanus subsp. africanus DSM 2603, encodes the following:
- a CDS encoding FtsX-like permease family protein, with amino-acid sequence MTLRGFFTLQARFGLRHLRRSFWRTLAVVLGIGLGAAVFTSVRLAVDASLESFTRSMDLLAGQAELSVSMPGGRLDDDLVARLATEHGIIVAPVLTAWVNATKITATPDTIDDTEQPTNEQRGSRGAPYPENGPGGWGLGRSEPLWQAKPSPALTQPTPGETFRLVGLDPLLDASLRDLGEAEPEAVGGSRGGGDDSGDDGGGGLTMDVRVWRRLMVEPWSLALSSRLAERLGLREGDGLELTYAGRTARMKVVALLSDEGLAMADGGLIALADLATVQELTGLLGLVDRIDLRLTHGATEADVRALLPPGAVLGPPSAERESGQAMIGAYRLNLTVLGFVSLFVGMFLVYSLVAVAAASRRRELAILRSLGASRRVLMLLFLAEGGLLGLLGWLASLPMSFVLMPRLLRAVNATISTLFTRVNVDSLSVSPTEALLSLTVTVGVSVAAALQPAREARAVPPREALTMAGIHGRAAPVHGPALIGLLLIALAWPISLLPSPEAFPLPGYAAIFLLFAGFTLLCPWLVRIVSSLALPFVSRLGGAPGLLAGRAVSQADARTALSVGALVTATALFLALSIMVQSFRSTFTLWLEQTVSGDLFVRPALSDANDYRTPLPPDALAWIEAHKAEAANLPYLRIAVSLDGAPYQLEIMDLEVLVQRGLGSFLFLRGDPRRALELTGQGRGVLVSEVLANRTGLGLGERYRDTVAGVSLDEEIVGIIRCYRTRGGVVYLTDSRWRELGGEFAPNGVRMWFPVPDPEARARAFRQAILSSPVGFGLEASVGGELRREIARIFDQTFAVTTVLLLVALAVAALGIAGALTVMVLERSREVRTMLALGGSRGQVRAMILWEACLLVTAGLAAGTACGFLLSAILIYVVNRVSFGWTFLYSVDWLALALGLPLIFLACLAAGLPALRIAASGPPAAVLRER